In Salvelinus fontinalis isolate EN_2023a chromosome 37, ASM2944872v1, whole genome shotgun sequence, the genomic stretch CCAACATGGCAGAATACTTAAAGGTTCCCAGATAGCTAATGGAGCTATAAGAGCAGCATAAATTAGAGACACAGTAAAGCTAAGCTACATTGCCTGTACTCTAGACAGAACAAAGAATGCATCATTTATAGAACTTGGAAAAAGAAGCCACATCATTTTCAGATCTATGGCATGAAATTTTAAAAAGCACATTGTATGCATGACTAGTACCAAGAAATAAGGTAACACCACTGTCCTTTTGGATAGAGCGTTGCATGCCAAAGTTGTTGAGCAGAGAATCACCCTGTTGCATCCCCAAAAATCATGAAAAAGGCATGATACGGGCTTATTACGGCTATAGACTATAATAAACAGTTTATAAACCACTTATAAACCCTTTATAAATTATACCCAAATGTAAGGAAGGTATCAACAGCAAAGCAAATGGGAGTTTATTTAGATATCAGCACACCAGCTCTGGTAAGTAAGCCCCAGTCCCCAACAGTCTCATGCACTTTCCATTCATGACAAGAGTTTGATGCATTGCACATGCGCagacccacggccccttacctcCTTCTTGCGGTTCTTGAGCATGTTCTGGAACTTGGAGAGCTCCTTGTCCTGCTCGGCCTTGATGCGTTTTGCCTCGTCCCTCAGCCGGTTGGTATGGTCCTGCTCCAGCCGCTCGATGGTCTGCTTCTGTTTCTTCTCCAGATTCTCCATATCCTGGTCGTACTGACGCTTCTTACCCTGAATGAACACACATGGGATTAGTAAGATCAGGCCTTCACAAAGACAAATGCCTATCCTTAGTGGAATGGCAAATGCTTCTTTTGATTATACTTATTATGGATCCcataaggcagcagctactcttcctggggtccagcaaaatgaaggcactTATACAATtgttaaaacattacaatacattcacaacagattccGAGATGCAAGTTTTCTTATTGTATTGCTTTTACCAGAAAAACCTTTTCACATCAGTGAAAGGACTCGAAGGGATGTATATTATTAAAGTATTCGGACATGTCCCAAAGGAATAACAGTTACTCATTCTGTTATTAATTTCTATCTATATATGTGGGCAGGACAAAAACCAAAtagatttctgtacagcactttgagatatcagctgatgtaagaagggctatataaatacatttgatttgaatcatCTGGTTTCCAAGGGGACATCCTTAGACAACAACAACGGCATACACAGATAGATGCACCAGAATGGGTGACTTACAGTCATCTCCTGCTCAAAGCGGCGGTacatctgttctctctgctgctgcAGCTTGTCGCTGAGCGCCTGCTGGGCTCTATGCTCCTCCTTCTGCAGCAGACGcagctctctcagctcctggCGCCTGAcagcacacaacaacaacacttcaCATTTGGACTCAACAGATTTCCACCTTCAACAAATGAATAATAACGTATTATATTTCACTCCCGGGAGGGGCACGGAATCTGTCAATAGGTGAGTAAGGTGACCGATTAATTTCCTGATTTGACTCGAAATGGAGTCAAAATGGAATGAACCCAGCTCTCAACTCAAGACACCAACAGAGGAACAACAGACGACATTTGAGATGGAGTATTTTTCCCACTGCTTTTTAAAACATACAGAGGCCAAAATAGACCATAAAAGTCTACCCATCATCATTGTTCATCAATCTTGGAGTTGTAAAAGGCAGGGAACTGAGCAATGAATGACAACTATTTATGGCAGGGCTCCAAAATGGGTCACATGCCATATTTAGTCacggcagagaggagagacctacCTCAGGAATCTCATCTCCTCGTTCTTGGTGTCGTTATCGGTGACTATCTTTGACGTGGTCACACTGACCTCCACTCCGTCTACCATGAACTTACGGGTCTTCTTCAGAGTCTTCTTCTGCCGTCTCGTGTCCTGTGGAGAAAAGGAGTTTGTTTTACGTAATGTCTGAATTGAAGTACATATGTTGGCCCCTTAAATAGGATGTTCACTTGAATGACACTGTGTACATCCTGTATATGGGACACATTTGTCATCCTTGGTCCTTCTGCCTTGTTACCTGTAAGGACACAGATCCCGCCTCAGCCTTTTTGGACAGGAAACTGGAGATGGACAGGTTGAGGTCCATGCTGTTGCTATCGGCTGCAGAGCTGCTCCCAGAGTCAGAATCcttctccacatccggcttcaacTTAACAGGAGTGCTTTCCTGGTCGGTCTTTGACTCCGAAACAGCATCCTGGGATGGAGCTTCCTCAGCTGGTGGCTTCTCCTCGCTCTCGTCTGTTGTCCCCTCCTCAAGAATCACCACCGGTATTACATTATTGTCTCTTTGGGCTTCTGTGTCTGCAGAGACCTCTGTGGAGCCCTCAGCTGTGTCTACCTCTGCGTCTGTGTTGATGTCCGATTCTGTGTTGTCTGCGTCTGTGTCTTCATTCAAGTCGGtgtctgtgtttatgtctgtgacCCCATCAGCCTCTGGTTTAACCTCCTCTGTCATCTCCTCAATGAGCGTCTCCTTCTCAGTCTCCTCTGGTTTAGCATTGACCTCTGTCGATACGGCGCCAGGCTCCTCTAAAGCACTCCTAGGCTGGTCCCCTGGATCTGTGAATTTGGTGGGAGGCTGGAGAATCACCTCTGGCTCCTCTTTGATTGgttccttctccacctcctcctctacttctaCTCTTTCCTTCATGAATACTTGTGGAGGTCCATCCTCTACTTTctcctcttcccctgtctcctcaCTCACAATCACACTCTCCTGCGTGTCTGATGGTGCTTCTGGCACAATGGTGATCTGACGGTCAGGAATGTCTTCAGGCTTTCCAGCAGGGCTTTCCTCTGGTTTGGGCTCCATGGGCTTCACCTGTCCATTGACTAAGTCCTCATTACTGGCATCAGACACCTCGTTCAGTTTCTCACCCTCTGCCCTGTCGCCCACGCTGGTCCCAAGGCCCTCGTCAGACAGCTTATCACTGGCCTTGTCCTCTGCAGTCTCAGGCTCTGTCTTCTCTGTGACTGAGTCCAGTGTAGAGGTGGTCTCGGAGAGCTTCTCATCCTCAGAGCTGGCCATGCTGGTGTCTGATGGCGCTCGCTTATGTCCGGGCACCACCTTCACAGAAACAACACATGGTCAATCAACGCTGTGAGACTTTTTGACCTTTTATGACATTGTATGACACTATTCCATAACAGATGATGAAAACATTGCGCTATACTACATACCAGAGTTGCATCCGtctcttcttcttcatcttcctCTTTGCCTTCTTCTATCTCCTCTAAGACATCAGCATTGGCCTCAGCAATCAGTTCTCTCAGCGGTTTGTTGTCAACTACACTGCTAACAAAGGGATGCTGTATGGAGTGGTGGGGAAAAACTATACAATCAATACAAGGTAAACAATACAAGGTAGTAAATTATCCCACAATATGTAGTCAATACGTGTGACATCAGCACATAATTTAAATTAGGTGTTAGGGTGGGGTATTCCAGATGTTTGTTCTTCGCATGTAGAGGGAAAGAAGGCTTGGAAACAATTTTTTTCACATGCAGGTTATCGGACATGCCGAGTCGTTCACCTGCAAGAGCTGGGCTGTGCACCACCTACGGTCCACATTCTTATCCAGTGCCTTCCTCAGAAAGTCATTGAACTCTGGTGACCTGCCAAACAGAGGGGGAAACATATTTAAGActactttttatttaactaggcaagtcagtgaagtacaaattcttattttcaatgacagcctaggaacagccttgttcaggggcagaacaacagattttttttaccttgtcagctcggggattcgatcttgcaacctttcggttcctagtccaacgctctaaccactaggctacctgccgccccatacaaTTCACTATCTTTCATCACCTGGTCTACGGTCTGTTTTTACGACACTAGTCCTGACTCATTCCATCACCGCTCCCACTCTATAAAATTATTCTACACTCTCACCAGCGTGAAGGCTGCATGAGTGTGGGCGGATCGGCCTTGGCTATTCTCAGCAGGACTCTCATGGGGTTCATCTCGTGGTTAGGAGGTTCTATCTGTGCCAGCTCAATCAGGGTGACCCCCAGGGACCAGATGTCAGCCTTGTAGTCGTACGGACGGTCCTTAGACGTCTCACACATCACCACCTCTGGAGCCATCCTGGAGAACCAGAGGAAAGAGAGGTTGTTTTagtatgtgtacgtgtgtgtcagGGTTTAAGTTAGCCGGTAATAGGCGGCTTttggacatttttttttatttttttatttttttaaagaggatgagttttttttcttcttactgGCTCAGGCCAGTTGTCCGGGAAAAGAAGAAACCAATTCCCAGTTGCGAAATCATACTtttttagcctattcattgatggaaataccagtcgatgTAAATACAgtacctttggaaagtattcacaccacttaactttttacacattttgttaagcccccctgatcaatctacatacaataaataccccataatgacaaaggaaaaacagatttttagaaatgtttgcaaaaaaaaagaaggaaatatcacatttacataactattcagactctttactcagtactttgttgaagcacctttagcagcgattactgcctcgattcttcttgggtatgacgctacaagcttggcacacctgtatttggggagtttctcccaattttctctgcagatcctctcaagctctgtcaggttggatggggaatgtcattgcacagctattttcaggtctctccagagatgttcgatcgggttcaagtccgggctctggctgggccactcaaggacattcagagacttgttccgaagccacttctgcattgtcttggctgtgtgcttagggtaactgtcctgttggaaggtgaacctttgccccagtcagaggtcatgagcgctctggagcaggttttcatcaaggatctctctgtactttgctctgttcatctttgcctcgatcctgactagtctcccagtccctgccgcgctgaaaaacatccccacagcatgatgctgccacccctatgcttcaccgtaggaattgtcccaggtttcctccagaagtgatgcttggcattcaggccaaatagttaatCTATCACctgaacagagaatcttgttgccCTGtattttaattacttgttacttatatttcttattcttaccagtattttttaaaactgcattgctggttaggggctcgttagtaagcatttcactgtaaggtctacacctgttgtattcggtgcatgtgaataatacaatttgatttgatttgtttctcAGAGTCagagtcctttatgtgccttttggcaaactccaagtgggctgtcatgtgccttttacccaaggagtggcttccatctggccactctaccataaaggcctgattggtggaggtctgcagagatggttgtccttctggaagcatagaggaactctagagctatgtcagagtgaccatcgggttcttagtcacctccctgaccaaggcccttctcccccgattgctcagtttggccgggcggccagctctagaaagagtcttggtaattccaaacttcttcgatttaagaatgatggaggccactgtcttcttagtgaccttcaatgctgcagaaatgttttgatacccttccccagatctgtgcctctacacaatactgtctcggagctcaacggacaattccttcgacttcatggcttggtttttgctctgacatgcactgtgggaccttaaCTGTGGcacacaggtgtgtgcctttccaaatcatgtccaatcaattgaatttaccacaggtgaactccaatcaagttgtagaaacatctcaaggatgatcaatggaaacaggatgcacctgagctcaatttcgagtctcatagcaaagggtctgaatacttatgtaaataaggtaaacattttttttaaaataataataataatatattaatgagcaaataagtttaaaaaacagtttttgatttgtcattacaTTTTTGTGTAGATTCTTGAGGATAAAAAATAGGtatattttaaaataaggctgtacatttgaccggtcatgcttattggtctataggttaatttgcataatttagcaAAATTAGCTCGTGTACAGTATATTCGTTATGCATCTTATTTACTATGCGTACTGCATACAGATACAGAGCCTTTGAGTGGAAAATCTGTAAGACCATGCGAGAGCTGCTGCTACTACAGCAgctcaaacagcaaatgcataggCAACGGAAGGCAGGCTCCATCAGCGTGTCACACcccactttgcaatgagctggaggcagtatgcattttaaAAACATACTTAATGgtttgaaacctgaatgttttactacacattatgaggcatgtcttaccttgatTCAAAGTAACCTCGCCAAAATCAGACCATATCCGTGGAGGCAATTCTTTTATATAAACTTTCTTTCATTATCCAGTAGCCAAACGCAAAATCCTACTCATACAGTATtaacaacccatgctagttgttgcttATTAGATCTCCCCTCTCTAAATTTTGAATGGATATTTTCCATCTCTGTCACATGACGCTGCTCGCATGTGCAGTGCACTTTCCCAATAACTGCATTATGGAATGAACATTCACCCGTAGCCTACTGACTTGTGCACATTGCTaagcttataatgtgaagaaataatagttaATCACCATTTTAAGCTGAATGTTCTGATCTGTGGCATCAGACTCATTGCTTTTGAACGTtatgttacatttttttaaatgtagcttAGGTCTACTGGTTGTTGTCACACGACTGTCCCAGGGTCTGTTTGGAATAGGCCATTTCTTTCTCGACAACCTGACCAATAGATTCGGTAAACTTTCCTacaatgggggatagtagattgacataggctagtgattttgctgtttgttactcatcttgttggctaatgtaaatgtggacagttattctaacaCCTTCAAAGTGCGCATCAGAATGATGTAAAGACCGCATATCGTTGCATTCtcgacttgcatgttctgttaatataAATGACCATAATCTAAATTTGATTTATGTCatcct encodes the following:
- the slka gene encoding STE20-like serine/threonine-protein kinase isoform X3; this encodes MSSFFNFRKIFKLGSDKKKKQYEHVHRDENPEEIWEIIGELGDGAFGKVYKAQNKQTGTLAAAKVIDTKTEEELEDYMVEIDILASCDHRYIVKLLDAFYYESKLWILIEFCAGGAVDAVMLELERPLTEPQIRVVCRQTLEALAYLHEIKVIHRDLKAGNILFSQEGDIKLADFGVSAKNTMTLQRRDSFIGTPYWMAPEVVMCETSKDRPYDYKADIWSLGVTLIELAQIEPPNHEMNPMRVLLRIAKADPPTLMQPSRWSPEFNDFLRKALDKNVDRRWCTAQLLQHPFVSSVVDNKPLRELIAEANADVLEEIEEGKEEDEEEETDATLVVPGHKRAPSDTSMASSEDEKLSETTSTLDSVTEKTEPETAEDKASDKLSDEGLGTSVGDRAEGEKLNEVSDASNEDLVNGQVKPMEPKPEESPAGKPEDIPDRQITIVPEAPSDTQESVIVSEETGEEEKVEDGPPQVFMKERVEVEEEVEKEPIKEEPEVILQPPTKFTDPGDQPRSALEEPGAVSTEVNAKPEETEKETLIEEMTEEVKPEADGVTDINTDTDLNEDTDADNTESDINTDAEVDTAEGSTEVSADTEAQRDNNVIPVVILEEGTTDESEEKPPAEEAPSQDAVSESKTDQESTPVKLKPDVEKDSDSGSSSAADSNSMDLNLSISSFLSKKAEAGSVSLQDTRRQKKTLKKTRKFMVDGVEVSVTTSKIVTDNDTKNEEMRFLRRQELRELRLLQKEEHRAQQALSDKLQQQREQMYRRFEQEMTGKKRQYDQDMENLEKKQKQTIERLEQDHTNRLRDEAKRIKAEQDKELSKFQNMLKNRKKEEQEFLQKQQQELDGALKKIIQQHKHEIATIERDCLNHKQQLMRAREAAMWELEERHLQEKHQLLKQQLKDQYFMQRHQLLKRHEKEMEQMQRYNQRLIEEMKNRQAQERGRLPKIQRGDAKTRMAMFKKSLRITSAPGTPEQEREKIKQFAAQEEKRQKNERLHQHQKHENQMRDLQLQCDSNIRELQQLQNEKCHLLIEHETQKLKELDEEHSQELQEWREKLRPRKKALEEEFTRKLQEQEVFFKMSGESECLNPTTQSRVSKFYPIPSVHNSGL
- the slka gene encoding STE20-like serine/threonine-protein kinase isoform X1 translates to MSSFFNFRKIFKLGSDKKKKQYEHVHRDENPEEIWEIIGELGDGAFGKVYKAQNKQTGTLAAAKVIDTKTEEELEDYMVEIDILASCDHRYIVKLLDAFYYESKLWILIEFCAGGAVDAVMLELERPLTEPQIRVVCRQTLEALAYLHEIKVIHRDLKAGNILFSQEGDIKLADFGVSAKNTMTLQRRDSFIGTPYWMAPEVVMCETSKDRPYDYKADIWSLGVTLIELAQIEPPNHEMNPMRVLLRIAKADPPTLMQPSRWSPEFNDFLRKALDKNVDRRWCTAQLLQHPFVSSVVDNKPLRELIAEANADVLEEIEEGKEEDEEEETDATLVVPGHKRAPSDTSMASSEDEKLSETTSTLDSVTEKTEPETAEDKASDKLSDEGLGTSVGDRAEGEKLNEVSDASNEDLVNGQVKPMEPKPEESPAGKPEDIPDRQITIVPEAPSDTQESVIVSEETGEEEKVEDGPPQVFMKERVEVEEEVEKEPIKEEPEVILQPPTKFTDPGDQPRSALEEPGAVSTEVNAKPEETEKETLIEEMTEEVKPEADGVTDINTDTDLNEDTDADNTESDINTDAEVDTAEGSTEVSADTEAQRDNNVIPVVILEEGTTDESEEKPPAEEAPSQDAVSESKTDQESTPVKLKPDVEKDSDSGSSSAADSNSMDLNLSISSFLSKKAEAGSVSLQDTRRQKKTLKKTRKFMVDGVEVSVTTSKIVTDNDTKNEEMRFLRRQELRELRLLQKEEHRAQQALSDKLQQQREQMYRRFEQEMTGKKRQYDQDMENLEKKQKQTIERLEQDHTNRLRDEAKRIKAEQDKELSKFQNMLKNRKKEVKQEVEQSPKFMRRELMKLLKEDLSLIQTAKEQEFLQKQQQELDGALKKIIQQHKHEIATIERDCLNHKQQLMRAREAAMWELEERHLQEKHQLLKQQLKDQYFMQRHQLLKRHEKEMEQMQRYNQRLIEEMKNRQAQERGRLPKIQRGDAKTRMAMFKKSLRITSAPGTPEQEREKIKQFAAQEEKRQKNERLHQHQKHENQMRDLQLQCDSNIRELQQLQNEKCHLLIEHETQKLKELDEEHSQELQEWREKLRPRKKALEEEFTRKLQEQEVFFKMSGESECLNPTTQSRVSKFYPIPSVHNSGL
- the slka gene encoding STE20-like serine/threonine-protein kinase isoform X2, with amino-acid sequence MSSFFNFRKIFKLGSDKKKKQYEHVHRDENPEEIWEIIGELGDGAFGKVYKAQNKQTGTLAAAKVIDTKTEEELEDYMVEIDILASCDHRYIVKLLDAFYYESKLWILIEFCAGGAVDAVMLELERPLTEPQIRVVCRQTLEALAYLHEIKVIHRDLKAGNILFSQEGDIKLADFGVSAKNTMTLQRRDSFIGTPYWMAPEVVMCETSKDRPYDYKADIWSLGVTLIELAQIEPPNHEMNPMRVLLRIAKADPPTLMQPSRWSPEFNDFLRKALDKNVDRRWCTAQLLQHPFVSSVVDNKPLRELIAEANADVLEEIEEGKEEDEEEETDATLVVPGHKRAPSDTSMASSEDEKLSETTSTLDSVTEKTEPETAEDKASDKLSDEGLGTSVGDRAEGEKLNEVSDASNEDLVNGQVKPMEPKPEESPAGKPEDIPDRQITIVPEAPSDTQESVIVSEETGEEEKVEDGPPQVFMKERVEVEEEVEKEPIKEEPEVILQPPTKFTDPGDQPRSALEEPGAVSTEVNAKPEETEKETLIEEMTEEVKPEADGVTDINTDTDLNEDTDADNTESDINTDAEVDTAEGSTEVSADTEAQRDNNVIPVVILEEGTTDESEEKPPAEEAPSQDAVSESKTDQESTPVKLKPDVEKDSDSGSSSAADSNSMDLNLSISSFLSKKAEAGSVSLQDTRRQKKTLKKTRKFMVDGVEVSVTTSKIVTDNDTKNEEMRFLRRQELRELRLLQKEEHRAQQALSDKLQQQREQMYRRFEQEMTGKKRQYDQDMENLEKKQKQTIERLEQDHTNRLRDEAKRIKAEQDKELSKFQNMLKNRKKEGVAQIMIQSFQLSSCALFNAQMQDEQEFLQKQQQELDGALKKIIQQHKHEIATIERDCLNHKQQLMRAREAAMWELEERHLQEKHQLLKQQLKDQYFMQRHQLLKRHEKEMEQMQRYNQRLIEEMKNRQAQERGRLPKIQRGDAKTRMAMFKKSLRITSAPGTPEQEREKIKQFAAQEEKRQKNERLHQHQKHENQMRDLQLQCDSNIRELQQLQNEKCHLLIEHETQKLKELDEEHSQELQEWREKLRPRKKALEEEFTRKLQEQEVFFKMSGESECLNPTTQSRVSKFYPIPSVHNSGL